The nucleotide sequence aattattctatttttttaatttaatttttttggttttaaattcTTATGTCCTGTTTGTCTTCTGGGATTTCTTGCATCTTCAAACTCACTTACAGATGTGAACTCCTTATCAACGTTTTCGTTCCAGTCTAATACTGCAAGATGTGTACGTCTTTTGTATTCTCTGtccgaaatttttttttatcgtgGTACAAGAAAATGGCATTGTTGAGTGACTCCATATAATGAATATCGACACATTTTACATAATCCTGTGGGGTTTTATATGTTTGCAAAGAATGAATTGCGTTTTCCAAATTACATACTGCAGTAGAAGATACAGCTCACCATACCTGCATCTTGATTAGAACAGTAAGTTATTTCACAGAGCTATCACAGAGCCATCACAGCTCTTCATGGCGTAATATCAGTAAGTTTTAATTGATCCAGCTGTGTCTGATTACTGAGGATGCCATCTAACGCCAATGATTTTTTCGGTCCATTTGATATTTTCTTCAATTGTTTTGATATTCCTTTGGTTGCATGCCAGGTGTCATTGGCATTAGATACCAAAGGATGTTCTATTGCCAAATATTTGCTTATCGAGGAATTTCTCTCATGACCAtgaatatcaatgtttacatttttagaGTCAAAATGCTCATACATTTTCTTAGCACCGAACAACTCGTGGCGCTGACTTACAGGGTCATCTGCGTGAGTGACACAGCGGGAACCCAGTGGGTCTTGGATACAATAGCAATGACATCACTTTACTTAGCATTCGTTCGCCATCCATGTCTAGCATCTGATAATATTGAGATCCCTTTGTAATAGCTGTATTGTTCTTCTGTGTCTCCTCGTTCCCATTGTCCTGATTATCATCTCTGTCCAGCGGTGTAGTAGTGACTTCTTCATTGATAGCATCATCGATACTGGAGTCAGCAAGTATGAAAGTCTCCACACAGAATATCTCATGCTTTCCTTCAAAAAGGATGAGGCGAATATTCCTAAATTTGCTGCCTTACAGAGCCTTTCGTATTGGGCATACCTCATACCTGTTGCCATAACAACGTGGACAAACCTCATGTTGACCGACATGTTACCCCCGGCTATATGTGGTGAGGTGTCACATATAAAAGTATGATGGATCGCACATTTAAAAGTAATCTTTCCAGCATGACCTTGATGTGTAAGTTCACTGATGTCCAGAAAATGTTCACATTGACTTTTGTGGTTCTGAATTACACAGGTAATGTTTCGTAATCCAGggcatgtacacatgtataactGTTCATTAGCTGCATCCTCCTCCTCACAATACACAAATGGTGCGTATGTCACGTGATGATCATCAACATTTACATCCATCGTATTTGACTGGTTTGAATGAAGGTAAAATCAAAAACCTTATCCAGAAGTTCTCcattatttgtattgtatgaGATAGTTGTCCCTGCATTAATAGCTTTATCGAACCATTTTGTTGAACAATACATTTTAGTCATCACTGGATGAAGCCGTAAACGGTGTGACTTGTACTTCCTTTTCTTTTCTGATTTCTTTGTTTCATTGAATCACCAGAGTCAGATGGCCTTGGGGTTCTCATATTGTCTTTCCTGTGGTCATCTCTAATTCTTGATACACCTTGTGCCTCCATAATGATAAATCGTTACAGTGTTAATATAATTTGTCTTTATTCTAAATATTCTAACTATTTAATATATGTTCATAATCATAAAGTAATCGTAATTGTTCATTGAAACTTTTACTTTACCAACAACATTTTTTGTgaatttctgttttaattttaattttactgaaaatattGTCTGAGCTCTTTCCTGATGATAAAAACAagacattttcaaatttagGCTCCACCCCTTTCCTTTTATAGTCTGAGCCACAGTTTAAGGACTGAAAACCCAGCAGCTACAAGGTAAGTGATAACATCGGGGACTGAAAGTTTACAACCAGCCTCGGTGACTGTTTGTCCACCGGCAACAAGGTTATGTCCAGCATCGAAGACTGTTTgtccaccagctacaaggtTAGAGATAGCATCAGGGACTGAAAATCAACCTGAAACAAGGTTACAACCAACACGGGGGACAGCTGCATACAAGAGTGGAGATGGCATCGGGGACTGAAAGACATCGGGGACTGAAAGACATCGGGGACTGAAAGTCCTCTagctacaaggttacggccaaCCACGGGGCCCGAAATTCCACCAGCTACAAGGTTACGGCTAATCTTAGGGACGAATTTTTACACAAATGTCGGTATAACTTCCATAAGTGAACCACAGGTACATTTatgatgttttttatttaaatttttcattatagacgagtaaattattgtattacaatcgcatgcttataatcaatttgtaaaaaaaatatatcgtacCAAGGTACCAAggtacgatattttttttttttacaacttaAGCACGTGAttgtaataattttaaattaaaaacatcataagcatgtccacaagtacctgtgaaATGAACACCATCCTTCACATCTGGGTACGAAATAGACTAGTGGAAGGGAGACGACTCTCACACAGCAAATGCAACAATTATCTCGGTCAATTGTCAAGGCCTGTTCTAGATGGTGGGCCAAGAGTTGACAGAACGTGGGTGTACATTTTAAGttacaaaatcatttatttgtaatttcacTCTGACTACGACAAGAACAAAGTCTAAATAGGGAATAATTAGAGTTTATATTACAACATTTCTCTGCTGTTGTTTAGTTCATAAACCACCGTGAATCCTTTGCGAAGTTGTGAAAACGGTGAAATTCAGCATCGACGCATGGTTCGCCGCGTGTTTGTGCTCATATCAAATGAGCAAAACAACCTAATGTTTATCTTCATTGTCAGAAACATTCGTTTTTAAGTAATATAACGTTTATGTTCACACCCGTATAATATTtacgaaaacaaattaaagaagATGATTTTGAATACGTTATAGATTAGTCTTCAAGCACATGTAAAAAGTTCAGCAGAAAATTTTACTGAGTGGTTCCAAAATGAGATGGAATTTGGTTACAGAATAGTTCTAAATAATGACTGCAATGGAAACTCATTCGTTAAAATTGTGTGGacatttggaaataaaaaataaatgtcataaCTTTGATGGTATCTTCATTACAGTTGTGAGATCGCACGTTGTTACACGACGTTAGACGATGTTACACGATGTGCAGTGTGCGCATGAGGTCTGCACGATAAATCATTATATGGTCGGTTGTTACGGCGATCGAACAGTGTGTACTATGTGGGTAGGTTGGTTGTACGATTCATCAGCTGAACTCATATCTTATTTCGGTTTCAAATCTAAATTTTATAAAAGATTTGCGTTTTTAAACACGTGTACATATTCCTGTACGTTCTATAGGCCAGATTGTGTGTTGTACTCGTTGTATTCCTGGTTGGGGTTCACTTCCGGTCCTAATTTTTGACGCTCTTGATTGGCTAATACCACCTCACCTGAACATTACGCTACGCTTGTTGTGGGTATCTAGGGCCAATCCGTTACCAAACTGCATCACGTTTTGGAACCATCCAGTAACATTTTCTGCTGAATTTGCTTCAAATTTTGAAAGACAaagcttttgtttgtttgtttttgttttttcaatatCAGAAAAAAACGACGAATCACGCCTCGATGTCGAGTGTAACAGTTCGGCCAACTTAGAGAAGGATTCAAAGTTCTGAGTTAGATTTTGTACCTGTCAGGGTTGATAAGTGATTTTGTAGTTTAAAGTGCACTCCTACCTTCTGTGATCATCTTGGCACGCCATCTTGAAGAAGACCATTCCCTAACATATACACGATATTGAGGTGAGACCACCCGATCGTTCGGGCTCATCCCAGGGCTACTCAACCCTCGTCTTTTTGGGGTATTTGAAACTTGAAACGTTATGTTATCATAATATATGCAATTCCAATACTTGTCATATCAAAATATGACTCGATAACACTCAATGCGTAAGATGTTGCCACTGTGATACTGCGTTTTGACTCTCCAAACTCCTTTTGGTAATCATCAGCTGTTTAGGGTGGTAGGTCGTGGCGCTGTCTGACGAAACATTTTCCCCAAACAATAACACAAATTATCTCTAGAATGACTTATATCgggttttatttttcattttgaaattacaATCTCCTGATCTGCGACCTTTTTACTACAGACCTGGAGGCATCACTACTGTCTTAACACTGTACCATTGGGGATTATCTACCCTGTATAATGACATAGGCTATGTTCGCCAAGAACGCACAGTTCAGTTAAGCAATTAATTGATCCTTCAATCTGTTATGATGGCATCCGTATGTCTGCTACAAAAAGGTTCActttcctttttaaaaattagTCGAACAGTGTTGTCCTTTTGAGAATGTGTTGATAAGGTTTAATCATTGGCAATTCCATTCTGTACTCACAAACAATActtttaaattacaaaataacaatatgaAACAAGGGGCAATGTCCAGCATTGAAGGAAGTCCGTGGTACCAACACATGGGATCACATGATGACGAGGATATCTGCGCACTGCCGGAAGGTGACGGGGATGGTATTGGTGTTGTAGACAACCTCTATGACGTAGGAAGGGCTCTCACTGAGCTGAAGGTCGTGGGGGATGTACACGTCCGTCATATATAAAGACAAAGAGGGCGCTGCAGTGTCTGGTATGGTCGCCAAGGTTCTTGTATAATAGGATATACCGGTTTTGTGGTGGAGGGTAATGTCGAATGATCCAGGGTTGGTGGTGTTAAAGTGGTCCAAGTTCTTTTGTAGGATAACTGTATAGTTCATACCACGCTGGAAGACCGCCATGTTGTTAGGGTCACTCATTCTCCCGCCACACTCGCCCTGTGTAAGGTAACAATCCTCTGTCGCGGCTTTGTTGTACCCGGATAGAGAGCCTCGTTGTCGGGGATTCAGAAGACACAAATGGGACGAGCacatacccaccaaacaaaCGGTAACTCCGAGAAATAACAAATACGTCATGGCTGCTGCTTTACGAGCGACTGGTGACGAAATGAATATCGTAGGGTCACCTCTGTGATCAGTTCAGTACTGTGGACTGACCAACGGATAAGGGGTCTCTCTACAGAGATATGACGTGGTCTTCCTATACAACGTTACAACAGTCCATAAGGTGTTTCTCATAAACCCCCGTGTTGATTTGTCACGAACCTTATATGGATATAAATCGTGCTTTCCCTTGGAACGCATATCTGATAATGTATGATAGCAATAGAATGAATAATCCGATATAAAATTAAACGTTGGTGTAaagttaaaagttaaaaaagtTATTGTAAAGCTTAAAAAGTTATTGTAAAGTTAAAAAGTTATTGTAAAGTTAAAAAGTTATTGTAAAGCTTAAAAAGTTATTGTAAAGTTAAAAAGTTATTGTAAagttaaaaagttaaaaaaagtTATTGTAAAGTTAAAAAGTTATTGTAAAGTTAAAAAGTTATTGTAAAGCTTAAAgcgtgtgtttatactgggttACAGAATTACATGCGAGTTTTATCCTTTTGtcacatacaaatatttaaaaaaaaactatttttcattTGTATGCTGCGTATAAGTATTGTCCATAATACTTTAGGGGCGTATTCACGTTACGCGATGAAATATGCCGTGTTATATAATGAGATATGctatgttatataatgatatatgctatgttatataatgagatatgctatgttatataatgaaatatgttatgttatataatgagatatgctatgttatataatgagatatgctatgttatataatgaaatatgttatgttatataatgagatatgctatgttatataatgagatatgctatgttatataatgagatatgctatgttatataatgatatatgctatgttatataatgatatatgctatgttatataatgatatatgccgtgttatataatgatatatgccgtgttatataatgatatatgctATGTTATATAATGAGATATGCTATGTTATATGAGATATGCATGTTATATAATGAGATATGctatgttatataatgataaatgctatgttatataatgatatatgctatgtgatataataatatatgctatgttatataatgatatatgctatgttatataatgagatatgatatgttatataatgagatatgatatgttatcattatataacaattatatatgccgtgttatataatgatatatgctatgttatattatacaattatggACTTTTTACTTGGTTAATATGCTCTGATATTATCCAGAATGGAACTAATATTGACCGAGGCGAAGCCGAGGTCAATATGGTTACATTCTGGTTAATATCAGAGCATATTTACCAAGTAAAAAGTCCAtaactgttttgttatataatcaaagtatatatgatgAAATGATAAACGTATTCAACTCAAAGTCTCAACGTCCCCTGCCACgttcttttcttttaaatattccttattttttttttacagccGAGTCTGTCGCTCTTCTTGTGTTGATGGAATCCTTTTCTGTCATTAACTTGTTAATGTTCTCATCGT is from Pecten maximus unplaced genomic scaffold, xPecMax1.1, whole genome shotgun sequence and encodes:
- the LOC117318771 gene encoding uncharacterized protein LOC117318771 translates to MTYLLFLGVTVCLVGMCSSHLCLLNPRQRGSLSGYNKAATEDCYLTQGECGGRMSDPNNMAVFQRGMNYTVILQKNLDHFNTTNPGSFDITLHHKTGISYYTRTLATIPDTAAPSLSLYMTDVYIPHDLQLSESPSYVIEVVYNTNTIPVTFRQCADILVIM